Proteins encoded together in one bacterium window:
- a CDS encoding ABC transporter permease — protein MVQNYLKIAFRNLIKHKTYSLINISGLAIGITCCLLIVLYIRDESSFDRHHDNAASIYRVTTEIRSAERTGRMATTPPPLAAAMKRDFPEVLVSARVMGAPGISKYLMQRGTESFFEGGGLLADPDVFKIFKYEFIGGDPATALTEPNTVVLMDELAAKLFGAIDPINQTVSIGTRSGKTDYKVTGVFRKPVFNSHIQARFFMSMSSDGMGAYFNTMQQWAGNNVMFSYVMLQPGTDPSALEAKLPAFLDKYGKEQLAALGFHKTHFLQPVTDIHLKSDFTNDLSPNSSMTLMYVLGSISIFILLIACINFMNLATARSAKRAKEVGVRKVLGARKAMLIRQFLSESMIITLIALTIALALIEFLL, from the coding sequence ATGGTTCAAAATTATTTAAAAATCGCTTTCCGTAACTTAATCAAGCACAAAACATATTCTTTGATCAATATTTCCGGTTTGGCTATAGGTATTACGTGTTGTTTATTGATCGTGTTGTATATCCGCGACGAGAGTAGTTTCGACCGGCATCATGACAATGCCGCTTCCATCTATCGCGTTACGACGGAAATTCGTTCGGCTGAACGAACCGGTCGTATGGCTACAACGCCGCCACCGTTGGCGGCCGCAATGAAACGTGATTTCCCGGAAGTTTTGGTATCGGCGCGGGTAATGGGGGCGCCGGGCATTTCGAAATATCTCATGCAGCGCGGAACGGAAAGCTTTTTTGAAGGCGGCGGACTTTTGGCCGATCCCGATGTATTTAAAATTTTCAAATATGAATTTATTGGTGGTGATCCCGCTACTGCATTGACTGAACCGAATACGGTTGTACTTATGGATGAATTGGCTGCAAAATTATTCGGAGCTATCGATCCGATCAATCAAACCGTTTCGATCGGGACACGTTCAGGTAAAACCGATTATAAAGTCACAGGCGTTTTCAGAAAACCGGTTTTTAATTCCCACATCCAGGCGAGATTCTTCATGTCGATGAGCAGCGATGGCATGGGCGCTTATTTCAACACGATGCAGCAATGGGCCGGTAATAATGTAATGTTCAGCTATGTCATGCTGCAACCCGGGACGGATCCGTCGGCGCTCGAAGCAAAACTTCCGGCATTTCTTGATAAATACGGCAAAGAACAGTTGGCTGCTTTGGGTTTTCATAAAACACATTTTCTTCAACCCGTCACGGATATTCATCTCAAATCGGATTTTACCAACGATCTCTCACCGAACAGCAGCATGACATTGATGTACGTGCTCGGTTCAATTTCGATTTTCATTTTGTTGATCGCGTGTATCAATTTCATGAATCTTGCAACGGCGCGTTCGGCCAAACGAGCCAAGGAAGTCGGTGTCAGGAAAGTTCTGGGCGCACGTAAGGCCATGTTGATCCGTCAATTTCTCAGTGAATCAATGATCATTACATTGATCGCGCTTACAATAGCGCTTGCATTGATCGAATTTCTTCTTC
- a CDS encoding ABC transporter permease: MFKNYLKIALRNLFRQKTVSVINIVGLSVAVGCSITVFLFLQNYWTLDGFHKNGERIFIVEYLTNTGGEIQTWGDAPAPIAPALLTDFPQVEHAIRIQRGGAKAFYKENVFDETMTYADVDFFQVFTFPLKYGDPSALKDPNALILSADAAEKYFPGLDPIGRTMSLIISDRPESFSIAGVAEPFPNNIGFRFDFLTGYHPVHEILKSQDWKTKTDGIFIQLRRSEDASFMAQQLNRYVSLFNANNPDTPIESFTLDNLRHPSSNAYDVINRPAEALHPVLTIMFSLIALVMMAVSCFNFVNISLGGVSRRLKEIGIRKVLGGRREQLIAQFMSENLLLCFLSLAVGLMLTEILFVPVLNDIMVLKTLVSFSNNIGLWLLMIGLLAITGLGSGMYPAFYISSFKPVIIFAGRQKFVSKNVLRRGLLAIQFVLAFLAVIITVVLLTAAQQWKHFAWGYNPDQTLIVQLTESRQFDLLKNEIVKNPNVLMVAGSVHHIGQSMRQEMIFGNAEEKQNIFRFDVGAGYPEALGLNLKSGRFFDPEKRVEDENSIIVNEAFIEKQNIPDALGYTIRIGEKKYTIVGVVDDFKLFGTGATYPSAFFRANDNEFTCIAIRFAPGTGKEVGAQIDQLWKNLFPNVVINRFFQNEVFDGFYQTFTKVSGTFGYVAGMALLIACLGLYGLASQHFLRYLKEVGVRKMLGASSRQILLLINREFLISMLIASVLATTLSVVGIQLLLSQVKQFTGNFSPGLMPFVMANAIIFVTAGIAVSRQSWNVATINLSEVLKNSE; this comes from the coding sequence ATGTTTAAAAATTATCTGAAAATTGCGTTACGGAATTTGTTCAGGCAAAAAACCGTATCCGTCATCAATATTGTCGGTTTGTCAGTAGCGGTCGGTTGCAGTATCACTGTTTTCCTTTTTCTTCAGAATTACTGGACGTTGGATGGGTTTCATAAAAACGGCGAGCGTATTTTCATAGTCGAATACCTAACCAATACCGGCGGTGAGATTCAAACATGGGGCGATGCGCCTGCGCCCATTGCACCGGCACTATTGACCGATTTTCCACAAGTCGAACATGCTATTCGTATACAGCGCGGAGGCGCCAAAGCTTTTTATAAAGAAAATGTTTTTGATGAGACCATGACGTATGCGGACGTCGATTTCTTTCAGGTATTTACTTTTCCTCTGAAATATGGCGATCCGTCGGCGCTGAAAGATCCTAACGCGCTCATCCTGAGTGCCGATGCCGCTGAAAAATACTTTCCCGGTCTTGATCCGATCGGCCGGACGATGTCGCTTATCATAAGTGATCGGCCTGAAAGTTTTTCAATTGCAGGCGTGGCCGAACCGTTTCCAAATAATATCGGATTCCGATTCGATTTTCTGACAGGTTATCATCCGGTCCATGAAATTCTGAAATCACAGGATTGGAAAACAAAAACGGACGGAATTTTTATTCAGTTGCGCCGGTCAGAAGATGCCAGTTTTATGGCACAACAATTGAATCGATATGTTTCGCTTTTCAATGCAAATAATCCAGATACACCGATCGAATCATTCACACTCGATAATCTCCGTCATCCGTCATCCAATGCTTATGACGTTATCAATCGGCCAGCGGAAGCGCTTCATCCTGTTTTGACGATCATGTTCTCGCTCATCGCACTGGTTATGATGGCCGTGTCTTGTTTTAATTTTGTCAATATTTCGTTAGGGGGAGTTTCCAGACGCTTAAAAGAAATCGGCATTCGGAAAGTACTTGGTGGCCGCCGCGAGCAATTAATTGCACAATTTATGTCAGAAAATCTCTTGCTTTGTTTTTTGTCTTTAGCGGTTGGATTGATGTTGACGGAAATACTGTTTGTTCCTGTGCTTAACGATATTATGGTCTTGAAAACGTTGGTATCTTTCTCGAACAATATCGGTTTATGGCTATTGATGATCGGATTATTGGCGATTACAGGTTTAGGATCGGGGATGTATCCCGCGTTTTATATTTCGTCGTTTAAACCCGTCATTATATTTGCAGGACGTCAAAAATTTGTAAGCAAAAATGTATTACGCCGCGGGCTGTTGGCGATCCAATTTGTGTTAGCATTTTTGGCGGTCATTATAACGGTCGTTCTCTTGACGGCGGCTCAGCAATGGAAACATTTTGCGTGGGGATATAATCCTGATCAGACGCTGATCGTACAACTGACGGAGAGCCGGCAGTTTGATCTTCTGAAAAATGAAATTGTAAAAAACCCTAATGTATTGATGGTCGCCGGTTCTGTTCATCATATCGGCCAATCCATGCGGCAAGAAATGATATTCGGAAACGCCGAAGAAAAACAAAATATTTTCCGTTTTGATGTTGGCGCGGGTTATCCGGAAGCGCTTGGACTTAATTTAAAATCCGGGCGTTTTTTCGATCCTGAAAAACGCGTAGAGGATGAGAACTCGATTATCGTCAACGAAGCGTTTATTGAAAAACAAAATATACCGGATGCTCTTGGTTATACGATTCGTATCGGTGAGAAAAAATATACGATCGTCGGCGTAGTAGATGATTTTAAATTATTCGGAACAGGCGCAACATATCCGTCTGCGTTTTTCAGGGCAAATGACAATGAATTCACTTGTATTGCTATTCGGTTTGCCCCGGGAACCGGGAAGGAAGTTGGTGCTCAGATCGATCAATTATGGAAAAATCTTTTTCCGAATGTGGTAATCAATCGCTTCTTTCAAAATGAAGTTTTTGACGGATTCTATCAAACTTTTACGAAGGTATCGGGAACATTCGGATACGTTGCAGGAATGGCTCTGTTGATCGCATGCCTGGGATTATATGGATTGGCGTCGCAGCATTTTTTGCGGTATCTGAAAGAAGTTGGGGTCCGCAAAATGCTCGGAGCATCATCCCGTCAAATTTTATTATTAATCAATCGCGAATTTCTGATTTCCATGCTTATTGCAAGTGTTTTGGCGACGACACTCAGCGTCGTCGGCATCCAGCTTTTATTAAGTCAGGTAAAACAATTTACCGGTAATTTTTCACCGGGTCTGATGCCTTTTGTCATGGCCAATGCAATCATTTTTGTCACAGCGGGCATAGCGGTGAGCCGGCAATCATGGAACGTAGCAACGATTAACTTATCAGAAGTATTAAAGAATAGCGAATAA
- a CDS encoding ABC transporter permease has protein sequence MFQNYLKIAFRNLLKHKTYSTINVLGLAVGMASCLIILLFVQYELSYDKYHANADRIYRVSRQFYNQDGQLNLWLGPIAPPFAPMLRTDFPQIEVAQLLRDFNTKLKIGEQTFIENRFFWADEHVLNIFSFELLKGDRANVLKEPNSIVLTESMAQKYFGETDPIGKVINYEDQLDLKVTGILKDIPENSHFHIDILGSFVTLQTVLPQGSLMTNFGSNNYPTYVLLPEGMDPGEFEQQLVKFIDKHVPVLNPNIPKASAFTLLKVQPITDIHLHSHLDSEIEPNGDILYVYIFSAVAFFILLIACINFMNLSTAKAADRSREVGVRKVVGAGRHDLIRQFLSETILLAFIALILAIGLVELALPYFNSFFGRTLSLDPTNNYFMLASIVAIALLTGLISGSYPAFFLSAFEPVTVLKGKLSKGSGSSWLRSTLVITQFSITIALLCGIGIIQNQLNFCRTADLGFKQDHVLAVLIPQSVRGKQEEVKNQLKQNPNIVSVASCSRFPSGRLLDSFNMQVESGGEMKPVNFRIANVWVDHDYMNTYDMPMAAGRNFSKEFVTDDTAAVIFNESSVRALGWTSNEDALNKRVNFGNRRSRVVGVVKDFHFESMREKIAPMVFAVNPNFSGYFSIRIRPENIPATLEFLKERWAEYDPDVPFNYQFIDENFDQLYRNEDQLSQVLEYFAGLGTFIACLGLIGLAAFMAERRTKEIGIRKVMGATITNIVGLMSKEFIRLVVFANLVAWPLAYFAMDSWLNHFAYRISIGPAVFIIAGIVTVVIALGTVSFQAFRAATGNPINALKYE, from the coding sequence ATGTTTCAAAATTATCTTAAAATTGCATTTCGCAATCTGCTTAAACATAAAACTTATTCGACGATCAACGTTCTTGGATTAGCCGTCGGTATGGCGAGTTGTTTGATCATCCTGCTGTTTGTCCAGTATGAATTGAGTTATGATAAGTACCATGCGAACGCTGACCGGATCTATCGTGTTTCGCGTCAGTTTTATAATCAGGACGGTCAGCTCAATTTATGGCTGGGACCTATTGCGCCGCCTTTTGCTCCGATGTTACGAACGGATTTCCCGCAAATCGAAGTTGCGCAATTGCTTCGCGATTTTAACACAAAACTAAAAATAGGCGAACAGACGTTCATTGAAAATCGTTTTTTCTGGGCTGACGAACATGTACTGAATATTTTTAGTTTTGAATTATTAAAAGGGGATCGAGCCAATGTGTTGAAAGAGCCCAACAGCATTGTACTTACCGAATCGATGGCGCAGAAATATTTCGGAGAAACCGATCCGATAGGAAAAGTTATTAACTACGAAGACCAACTTGACCTGAAAGTAACTGGGATTCTCAAAGATATTCCTGAAAATTCTCACTTTCATATTGATATCCTCGGTTCATTTGTGACGCTGCAGACGGTATTACCTCAAGGCTCGCTCATGACCAATTTTGGCTCCAATAATTATCCGACGTACGTGTTGTTACCCGAAGGAATGGATCCCGGTGAGTTCGAACAACAGTTGGTCAAATTTATTGACAAACATGTGCCGGTTCTCAACCCAAACATCCCAAAAGCCAGTGCTTTTACTTTGCTCAAAGTGCAACCGATCACGGATATTCACTTGCATTCTCATTTGGATTCGGAGATCGAGCCCAACGGCGATATTCTTTACGTGTATATTTTTTCAGCGGTAGCGTTTTTTATTCTGCTCATTGCGTGTATCAATTTTATGAATTTATCGACCGCAAAGGCTGCCGATCGGTCACGTGAAGTCGGTGTTCGTAAAGTAGTCGGTGCCGGACGGCACGATCTGATCAGGCAATTTTTGAGTGAAACAATCTTATTGGCTTTTATTGCACTGATTCTCGCTATCGGGCTAGTTGAACTTGCATTGCCGTATTTTAATTCATTTTTCGGAAGAACTCTCTCTCTCGATCCGACAAATAATTATTTCATGCTGGCATCAATTGTTGCGATTGCGTTGTTAACCGGTTTAATTTCGGGAAGCTATCCTGCATTTTTCCTGTCAGCGTTCGAGCCCGTGACGGTTTTGAAAGGTAAGTTAAGCAAAGGTTCAGGATCGTCTTGGCTGCGCTCGACGCTTGTGATCACACAATTTTCGATTACCATCGCATTATTGTGCGGCATCGGAATTATTCAAAACCAGCTTAATTTTTGCAGAACAGCCGACCTTGGTTTCAAGCAGGATCACGTTCTGGCTGTTTTGATTCCGCAAAGTGTTCGTGGAAAACAAGAAGAAGTTAAAAACCAATTGAAACAAAATCCCAATATCGTTTCGGTTGCTTCCTGCAGTCGTTTTCCATCGGGGCGATTACTTGACAGTTTTAATATGCAGGTAGAATCTGGTGGTGAAATGAAGCCGGTTAATTTCCGGATTGCCAACGTCTGGGTCGATCATGATTATATGAATACGTACGACATGCCGATGGCTGCAGGGCGTAATTTTTCGAAAGAATTTGTCACCGATGATACGGCGGCCGTAATATTCAATGAATCTTCCGTCAGAGCGTTGGGATGGACTTCGAATGAAGACGCACTGAATAAACGCGTCAATTTCGGTAATCGCCGTTCAAGGGTGGTTGGAGTCGTCAAAGATTTTCATTTTGAATCGATGCGCGAAAAAATTGCGCCGATGGTTTTCGCCGTCAATCCGAATTTTTCCGGGTATTTTTCCATTCGGATTCGGCCTGAAAATATACCGGCTACGCTTGAATTCTTAAAAGAGCGTTGGGCCGAATACGATCCGGATGTGCCTTTTAATTATCAATTCATCGATGAAAATTTTGATCAATTGTACCGCAACGAAGATCAACTCAGTCAAGTGCTGGAATATTTTGCCGGATTAGGAACGTTCATCGCGTGCCTGGGATTGATCGGACTTGCTGCTTTTATGGCCGAACGGCGCACGAAAGAAATCGGAATCCGGAAAGTCATGGGTGCAACCATTACAAATATTGTCGGATTAATGTCTAAAGAATTTATCCGGTTAGTGGTATTCGCCAATCTGGTTGCGTGGCCATTGGCTTATTTTGCGATGGACAGTTGGTTGAATCATTTCGCGTACCGGATTTCTATCGGCCCGGCTGTATTTATTATTGCCGGAATTGTTACCGTCGTTATAGCTTTGGGAACGGTCAGTTTCCAGGCTTTTCGCGCTGCAACAGGCAATCCGATCAATGCTTTAAAATATGAATAA
- a CDS encoding prolyl oligopeptidase family serine peptidase, with the protein MSAKRLKEKMKIKLVFLIPLMVAMNLNAQSQKISVEHSFVNQNAEYYLFNSKEVKDTFNLYVKLPASYTSSNSTYPVFYVLDGDIAYFVACGVTPHLLLGGHIPEIIIVGIGYGSLNSGPGGKNNRMRDYSPTQIPEDQRTGKAGQFLAFLKKELIPFVDKNYRTDKKNRVIEGHSMGGLFATYVLFRETGLFNKYIISSPTVSWDNKAIFKDEETYSQNNAELKADVFISFGSDEGENFHPENVKAMITKITGRNYSELKLTTRVFDKGGHFTVPSEAMNYGLAAVFNK; encoded by the coding sequence ATGAGTGCCAAACGCTTAAAAGAGAAAATGAAAATAAAACTGGTTTTTTTAATCCCATTAATGGTTGCGATGAATTTAAACGCACAATCGCAAAAAATATCCGTTGAACACTCTTTTGTCAATCAAAACGCAGAATATTATTTATTTAACTCGAAAGAAGTTAAGGACACTTTTAACTTATATGTTAAACTTCCAGCAAGCTACACTTCTTCAAATTCAACTTATCCCGTTTTTTATGTACTGGATGGTGATATAGCCTATTTTGTTGCCTGCGGAGTAACACCTCATCTTTTATTGGGCGGACACATCCCGGAAATCATCATTGTTGGAATTGGATATGGCAGCTTGAATTCCGGTCCCGGAGGAAAAAACAATAGGATGAGAGATTATTCTCCGACGCAAATTCCTGAGGATCAGAGAACGGGAAAAGCCGGCCAGTTTCTGGCCTTTTTAAAAAAAGAATTAATTCCTTTTGTGGATAAAAATTATAGAACAGATAAAAAGAACAGAGTTATTGAAGGTCATTCAATGGGCGGGCTTTTTGCAACGTATGTTCTATTCAGAGAAACCGGCCTTTTTAATAAATATATAATCAGCAGTCCGACAGTTTCATGGGATAACAAAGCAATATTCAAAGATGAAGAAACGTATTCCCAGAATAACGCTGAATTAAAAGCTGATGTGTTTATTTCGTTCGGATCAGACGAAGGAGAAAATTTTCATCCTGAAAATGTTAAAGCAATGATCACAAAAATAACGGGCAGAAACTATTCCGAGTTAAAATTGACAACAAGAGTTTTTGATAAGGGAGGACATTTTACCGTTCCTTCTGAAGCAATGAATTACGGCCTTGCCGCAGTTTTTAATAAGTAA